Within uncultured Methanoregula sp., the genomic segment TGTTGGCCCAGACTGACGGCACCCAGAACCGGCACGTGATCCGGATGCTGCTCGGGTCGATATCGCTGACAAATATTTCCGGGGCCGGATTTTTCAGCACGAACGTGTGAGCATCCACAATTTCCCTGATAATTTCAACTGCCCGTTTCTCATCGTCCTCGTACCTGATCCCGATCTCGTACGAGTACCTTCGTGCAACATGCGAGTGGAAATCCGAGAGCATCGTGGTGTAGAGCATGTTGTTGGGGATCCGGACGAGAACCCCGCTTGGCGTACGGATGGTGACCGAGAGGAGGTGGATTGCGACCACGGTTCCCGTGACATCGTTTACCTGGATAAAATCCCCCGGGGCGAACGTGCGCTCGTAAATGAGGCCGACACCCGCGGCGGCGTTCCCGACAACTGCCGAGCTGGACATGGCGATCACCAGGATGAACCCGATAACGAGCAATAAGACAATGGCCATGCTCAGGTGGAAGAGTCCCGGGAGAGCGAAGGCGAGCCCGATAAATATGATGAGCACCCGGACGAGATTCGATGCAAGGCTCAGCTGGTCTTTATTCATCCTGTGGCTGAACCGCAGTTTCATAAAATGGGCAACGAGGAGGCCGATGGCATAGGCTGCAGCCAGGAGCAGGAGAACAAAAATCACGTCCCCCCAGGTGAACTCCGAGCTTATCGCATCAGCATTCTCCGACACCTCGCTGAACGTACTGTTGAGGGTGTTGAGGTTTAAGAGATCCCCGAAGATCATACTACCCCCGAATCCATGTAGAACCCCCGCTCCGGGATGATCGGCAGTTTCCGGCTCGAATAGAGATCGATGCCCCGCGTCGGGCACCCCGCCGGTGCTGTCTCCTCGAATGAAGTAACGGCGATGGCGGACGACGAGATCTCCATCCTGGCGTTCATGCCTACGTGAGACCCGTAGAAGAGTTTCATGGCATGGCATTCGAAGACGGCCCGGGATACTTCGACTGCTCCGGTGTAATGGTTCGCGATGGTCAGGGTCATCACACCCTCATGGTGCGGGTCGGTTTCAGGAGGTTCGCTGTAGATATCGCTCTCGTAATATCTCGTGATGAGCCCGGTTACCGGTTTGCCGTACAGGGAATATTTCGACGGGTTGAGCGAGAAGATATCGAAAACCGAAGTGTCCATGCCGGCCTGGAGAAATACCCCGATTTCCACCGGGAACTTGAGGTTGACCGCCATGGATTCCCCGGGCTGCATGACTATCCGGGGAAATACGATCTCCAGGTGATGGGCAATCTCGACCGGGAGATTGACCGGCTCGACCGGGCTGATGATTATCGCTGCTTCAGGACTGATAGCGAGGATCTTCCGGATCCGGTTGCCGGTACACTCGCGCTCGTACCGGGGAGACGGGCCGGATCGGTCAATGGTTATGGTCAGGTCTTTTTCGGTAAAGGAAAAATCCCCGGGATGGAGTCCAAACACAAAAAGGGGTGGTTTTGGTGGGTGATAAAGGTGACGTAACCCGCGCGCTTCCGTCATATATTCCGGCGAATCACCGGGAACGAAAAGGGTTTTCCTGTCCCCCGCCCGACAAATCCTGGTGGACGTAAAAATGGTGACAATGACGACTGCCTGCCCTTTTTTGGTAACAACCGCCAATGGACAAAAGCTCCTGTATTGTCGCAAACGAACGATATTTTTCCGGCAGGCAGTATTCTTTTAAGTCAATGCTGACAGATTGAATTTTGTAGTTGTATCGCAAATCAAGTAAACAGAAGCGAAAATCTCGCTGCCGAGTAGGTGAAAATTTTGCTGGACACAAAGATGTCATGCCTGTTAAGAGGCATTGTCGGGGTAATTTTCGGGTTTTTTGCCCTGATGCTTCCCGATATAACCCTGGGAACTTTTTCCGGGCTGTTCCTGGTATTGATCGGACTCGGTATCGTCGTATTCCTGTTCCTTGCCATAACGTCGAGAAGTGAAGAAGCGATGATCTGGTTCGGGATTGCTGCAGTACTGCTCGTGATAGGCGTAGTCTCCTTTATTTTTGCAGGATTCATCTCCCTCCTCTTTATCCTGATCATAGCGGGAATTGCGATCTACAACGGGTTTTCTGATATTACGCTCGCACTCACCCACCCGAAAACAAAATATATCGTGATACCGGCGATGATCGCAAGCGGTATTGCCCTCCTTGTGGCGCTGTTCTACTACTTCCCGGGCTTTGAGAATCACCTCTTCCTCTCGATCGTCGGGACGTTTGCCCTGGTGTTTGGTCTCTTCTCGATCTTCCTTGGCTACTACAAGTTCGAGAGCCCGGCAGAATCGGGGCAGACCGCATGAACCGGGAAAACGAGAACAAGTAACCATTCCCACGCCCATTTTTTAACTTTCCCGTGGTTAACAAGTCACGATCCCTATGACGTACGATGTGGTGATTGCCGGTGCAGGGCCGGCTGGCAGTGCGGCTGCGGAAGAGTGCGCCCGTCTCGGGCTCTCCACGCTCTGCATAGAAGAGCATGGCACTATCGGCTATCCCGTCCAGTGCGCCGGCCTCCTCTCGAACGCTGCGTTTGATGAATGCCGCGTATCAGGACAATCCGTCATGAACCGGGTTTCGGGTGCCCGCCTCTTCACCGGCACGGGTAAAAACATCCTGATCGATGCGAAGAAAACCATGGCCTGCGTTGTTGACCGGGGTGCCCTCGACCGCGAGATGGCCGGGCATGCAGCCGATCGCGGGGTGGAGTTCCGGCTCAAAACGAGCGTCTGCGGGGTCCAGGGAAACACCGTTCTCACCCGGGGAGCGTACGGACACGAGACGATCCCGTTCCGTATCCTGATTGCGGCGGATGGCCCCCGGAGCAGCATTGCCCGGTATCTCGGGATGGAACGCGCCCGGCTTTTCCTTGCCGGGATCCAGGCAGACGTTCCCCGCGATTCAGATTCCCGCTACGTGGAGCTCTATCCCGATGCGGCCCCGGATTTCTTTGGCTGGGCAATCCCGGTTACGCCTGGCATCACCCGGATCGGTATGTGCACGCAGGCCCGGGTACCGGAACGGTTTGAACAATTCAGGAAAAAATTCGGTGACAACAACCTGCATCTCGTGACCGGCACCCTTCCTCTCGGCATTATGCCACGGACCTTCGGGCATCGCACGCTCTTTGTCGGGGACGCTGCAGGGTTTGCAAAACCCACCTCGGGCGGCGGGATCTATACCGGTGTCCGGTCGGCGCGCCATGCTGCTGCCGTTGCTGCCGAGGCGTGCACGTGCGACCGGTATGACGATTCGGTTCTTGCAGGGTACGAGCGCCGCTGGCAGGCTGATTTCGGGAGCGAGCTTGATCTTGGCTTCCGGCTTCTCAGCATGCGGCAGCGCATGACCAGCGCAGATGTCGATTGCATCATTGCAGCGCTCGACGATCCGGATATCATCCGCACTATCGAAGAGTACGGGGACATGGACCGGCCCGGGACGGTTGTAAAAAAACTCCTTCTCAAACCGGGAATGTTCCGGCTTCTCGGACCCCTGCTCGCCACGGGGATCCGGGCGTTCTTATAAAAACAGCACTGCCTCTTTATTCGCCTTCCTGCATCAGGATATGGCAACAGTCACTCGCCTTTTTGCTTCCCGGGAAACGGAATGCCCCTCGGGGGACCCGCAGTTCGAACCGGGCTCCTTTCGAGTACTCCCCGGTCTCCTGTATCGAAATTCCTGTGATGGAGAGGATCTCCTTGACGAGGAAGAGACCAAGGCCGGTATTTTTGCCAAAGCCTTTGGTGAAAATTTTCTCCTTGTCAAACGGGGGAACCCCGATGCCGTCATCCTCGATGGTAATCAGCGTGCACTCCCTGTTTCCCCGCACGGAGATCCTGATGGTAGTTACGTTGTTCCCGTGCTTGAGGACATTTTCTACGAGATTATAAAATGCCCGCTCCAGGAGCGGGTCGGCAAAGATCTCGATTTTCCCGGTATCCGACTGGACACAGATCTTCTTTATGTCCACGTGGGTGCAGGCATGGAAAAATACTTCGTGGACATTCTGCCACGAAGGGGCAGTTGCGCCAAGGTTCTGGTACAGCCGGGTGAACTCGATGTTCTCGCTGATCGTCCTGACCGTATCGGTGATCTTCCGGAGATACATCGAATATTCCGGCTCGTCCGGCCGATCCTGGACCAGGTCGAGATATCCCCCGATAACCGTCAGCTTGTTCCGGATGTCGTGTCTCGTGATCTCCGAGAGCAGGTTGAGTTTACGGTTGGAGAGCTGGAGGGCTTCCTGGGCCATCTGGATCTCCGAGATATTGTGGAAGATCCCCACAATGCACCGCCGGTCCCCGTGATAGATGGCCGTGGCGCTGATGATCACCGGCACCTGCCGGCTGTCCCGGTCAAGGACCGGAATCATCTGCGACCCGGTGCCCTCCTCTATGACCTGTGCGAAATAGTCCGTGATGCGCTGGTGAGCCTCGGGGGGGTGGAGTTCGGGATAGTGCATGGTGCGGATCTCCGCGAGATCTCTCCCTATAAGATCCTGGGCCTTCCGGTTTGCGTCGATCATCATGCCGGTTTCTGCATCGGTTATGAATATCGCATCGTTTGCATGATCCATGAGCCCCCGGTTCTTCTCGTTCTCGATCCTGAGTTCGTTTTCAACACGTTTCCGGTCCGTGATATCGATAGCGGTGAACGTAATGCCGCTGGAGAGGTCTCCCGGAATAAGGGGAGCCGAACTGAGCAGGACATCGAGGATTGTCCCGTCCTTGCGCTGCCAGCGTGTCTCGATC encodes:
- a CDS encoding NAD(P)/FAD-dependent oxidoreductase, which encodes MTYDVVIAGAGPAGSAAAEECARLGLSTLCIEEHGTIGYPVQCAGLLSNAAFDECRVSGQSVMNRVSGARLFTGTGKNILIDAKKTMACVVDRGALDREMAGHAADRGVEFRLKTSVCGVQGNTVLTRGAYGHETIPFRILIAADGPRSSIARYLGMERARLFLAGIQADVPRDSDSRYVELYPDAAPDFFGWAIPVTPGITRIGMCTQARVPERFEQFRKKFGDNNLHLVTGTLPLGIMPRTFGHRTLFVGDAAGFAKPTSGGGIYTGVRSARHAAAVAAEACTCDRYDDSVLAGYERRWQADFGSELDLGFRLLSMRQRMTSADVDCIIAALDDPDIIRTIEEYGDMDRPGTVVKKLLLKPGMFRLLGPLLATGIRAFL
- a CDS encoding DUF432 domain-containing protein — protein: MFGLHPGDFSFTEKDLTITIDRSGPSPRYERECTGNRIRKILAISPEAAIIISPVEPVNLPVEIAHHLEIVFPRIVMQPGESMAVNLKFPVEIGVFLQAGMDTSVFDIFSLNPSKYSLYGKPVTGLITRYYESDIYSEPPETDPHHEGVMTLTIANHYTGAVEVSRAVFECHAMKLFYGSHVGMNARMEISSSAIAVTSFEETAPAGCPTRGIDLYSSRKLPIIPERGFYMDSGVV
- a CDS encoding mechanosensitive ion channel family protein, encoding MIFGDLLNLNTLNSTFSEVSENADAISSEFTWGDVIFVLLLLAAAYAIGLLVAHFMKLRFSHRMNKDQLSLASNLVRVLIIFIGLAFALPGLFHLSMAIVLLLVIGFILVIAMSSSAVVGNAAAGVGLIYERTFAPGDFIQVNDVTGTVVAIHLLSVTIRTPSGVLVRIPNNMLYTTMLSDFHSHVARRYSYEIGIRYEDDEKRAVEIIREIVDAHTFVLKNPAPEIFVSDIDPSSIRITCRFWVPSVWANTQDDLSLKTGFLPGIKKALENAGIEIPYPRTDVTLVGPDMENAGKPQ
- a CDS encoding PAS domain S-box protein codes for the protein MITLLYVDDEPELLELGKVFLERGGEFFVFIASSAAEGLDLLGRESFDAIISDYQMPVMDGIEFLKQVRTAYNGIPFILFTGRGREEVVIEAINNGADFYLQKGGAPKAQFAELRHKILIALERRRAVEALRNSEQRLSDIINFLPDATFAINTERKVIAWNKAFEEMCGIPAASMLGKGNYEYALAFYPERRPILIDLILESPEKLEEIGYTILQKEGGVLVAETSAPRPRGVPGVFQAKASLLYDKNGKIAGAIESVRDITESKKNEFSLKERQAELKSIFAAAPGGLGVSVNREFREINQYFCDMLGYAQEELMGKNSRMIYPDEEEYQFVLRERNRQIREKGTAKIETRWQRKDGTILDVLLSSAPLIPGDLSSGITFTAIDITDRKRVENELRIENEKNRGLMDHANDAIFITDAETGMMIDANRKAQDLIGRDLAEIRTMHYPELHPPEAHQRITDYFAQVIEEGTGSQMIPVLDRDSRQVPVIISATAIYHGDRRCIVGIFHNISEIQMAQEALQLSNRKLNLLSEITRHDIRNKLTVIGGYLDLVQDRPDEPEYSMYLRKITDTVRTISENIEFTRLYQNLGATAPSWQNVHEVFFHACTHVDIKKICVQSDTGKIEIFADPLLERAFYNLVENVLKHGNNVTTIRISVRGNRECTLITIEDDGIGVPPFDKEKIFTKGFGKNTGLGLFLVKEILSITGISIQETGEYSKGARFELRVPRGAFRFPGSKKASDCCHILMQEGE